The following proteins come from a genomic window of Triticum urartu cultivar G1812 unplaced genomic scaffold, Tu2.1 TuUngrouped_contig_6853, whole genome shotgun sequence:
- the LOC125531166 gene encoding protein JASON-like (The sequence of the model RefSeq protein was modified relative to this genomic sequence to represent the inferred CDS: added 42 bases not found in genome assembly) → MGCLFDCFRAAGGEPRAGRARAQLISSSVVPNTKVGERRAPPSRNALSAVFLREDEGSQATSSGSDRDAGSNRVDPELVHEEATILKNGGALSETPNEILKGPESTDSALQYETHSVLRTALSENMNSMEVLKADECQTPSASHQSSYPPDATSSSRNGCDASNQHDTEPVSKSIDSDGVNNEPVLDCRIKLTTLESCSVTSNDDIYLDGSKSSPFSTPLKVNGGIHTPVNTQVPDLEELTDENCTRSCSHDLHEGLNSSQDLGHCGVYREDPCQPDICDEDLKGAKNDSPDLVETSISDECSVFQNSEGSVSSYNKTSDSTSFVEKCQATDVTVHARRNKVITTNSGSDVEFPSLSQWLKPPSSSKAIRDESYTSDTFNSAKSSDEDRPIIGMVAAHWKSEEPDNFTPKWWDGNGIPNSTNKYKEDQKVSWHAMSFEERLEKALSEEKLLSQRKCSTGNTSHFSGVEGEESDTAASNHLRVAAFT, encoded by the exons GTTGGCGAGAGGAGGGCGCCGCCGTCCAGGAACGCGCTGTCCGCAGTGTTCCTGCGCGAAG ATGAGGGATCGCAGGCCACGAGCTCGGGGTCGGACCGGGACGCCGGGAGCAACAGGGTGGATCCGGAGCTCGTGCACGAGGAG GCCACTATCCTCAAAAATGGCGGTGCACTGTCGGAAACTCCAAATGAAATCCTTAAAGGGCCTGAAAGCACGGATTCAGCTCTGCAGTATGAAACACATTCAGTGCTGCGAACTGCCTTGTCTGAAAACATGAATTCCATGGAAGTACTGAAGGCTGATGAATGCCAAACTCCTTCAGCGTCTCATCAAAGCTCCTATCCGCCAGATGCTACAAG CTCTTCTAGGAATGGTTGCGATGCATCAAACCAGCATGATACTGAACCTGTGAGCAAGAGCATAGACTCTGACGGTGTGAATAATGAGCCTGTGCTCGACTGCAGGATCAAGTTAACCACCTTGGAGTCATGCTCTGTCACCAGTAATGATGATATCTATCTCGATGGATCCAAGTCTTCACCCTTTTCAACTCCTTTGAAAGTGAATGGTGGGATACATACTCCAGTTAACACTCAGGTACCTGACTTGGAAGAGTTAACAGACGAGAACTGTACTAGGTCTTGTTCGCATGATTTGCACGAAGGTCTGAATTCCTCTCAGGATCTCGGACATTGTGGAGTGTACAGAGAAGATCCCTGCCAGCCTGATATATGTGATGAGGATCTCAAGGGTGCAAAGAATGACAGTCCGGATTTGGTTGAAACTTCAATATCTGATGAATGTTCCGTGTTCCAGAACTCTGAGGGTTCTGTATCATCTTATAACAAGACAAGTGATAGCACATCTTTTGTGGAGAAATGCCAGGCCACTGATGTAACAGTTCATGCCAGAAGAAATAAGGTGATTACAACAAATAGTGGTTCAGATGTCGAATTCCCAAGCTTGTCCCAGTGGTTGAAGCCTCCAAGTTCCAGTAAGGCGATCAGAGATGAAAGCTATACAAGTGATACATTTAATTCTGCTAAGAGTTCTGATGAGGATAGGCCTATCATTGGAATGGTCGCGGCTCACTGGAAATCCGAAGAGCCAGATAATTTTACTCCTAAATGGTGGGATGGAAATGGCATTCCCAACTCAACAAATAAGTACAAAGAA GATCAGAAGGTTAGTTGGCACGCGATGTCATTCGAGGAGAGGCTTGAAAAGGCTTTATCTGAAGAGAAGCTGCTTTCTCAAAG GAAATGCTCCACTGGAAACACATCTCACTTTTCAGGTGTAGAAGGTGAGGAAAGTGATACTGCTGCATCTAACCATCTACGTGTTGCTGCTTTTACATGA
- the LOC125531165 gene encoding uncharacterized protein LOC125531165, giving the protein RPRPAADSNSNTGSFESSEAGDEYMNCMQAPAAPCIPQQQQQYISQTGTVDSSNFFYEDTMPNQQFQGQWNAAPAAPVPEQKLQSPLSTAASFHQNDHSHAVAANDFYKVEGYLEEIARMMEVTDPTGFYDYRSYG; this is encoded by the coding sequence cggccgcgccccgccgccgacTCGAACTCCAACACGGGGAGCTTCGAGTCGTCCGAAGCCGGCGACGAGTACATGAACTGCATGCAGGCACCCGCCGCTCCATGCATCccccagcagcagcagcagtacaTCAGTCAGACGGGCACGGTGGACAGCAGCAACTTCTTCTACGAGGACACCATGCCCAACCAGCAGTTCCAGGGGCAATGGAACGCCGCACCAGCCGCGCCGGTGCCGGAGCAGAAACTACAGAGCCCATTGTCGACGGCCGCCTCCTTCCACCAGAACGACCACAGCCACGCCGTCGCCGCGAACGATTTCTACAAGGTCGAGGGGTACTTGGAGGAGATCGCGAGGATGATGGAGGTCACCGATCCGACAGGGTTTTACGACTACAGATCATACGGTTGA